A single window of Sander lucioperca isolate FBNREF2018 chromosome 22, SLUC_FBN_1.2, whole genome shotgun sequence DNA harbors:
- the ccz1 gene encoding vacuolar fusion protein CCZ1 homolog isoform X1, producing MKPHHCTLLPQYGLGTFIWLDIDFTRTVELVTPRCQKQEVKNVKYDAASPLIDLISSCIIFIYAVSNHEHLDVLGVCSVSSPHKDFTSLTTAGTRHANQTVFGAKENQTKVTLMLMISPRMASGMQEKQYTPSLLNFFIYNPTFGPREGEEEKKILFYHPSDVEKNEKIRNVGLCEAIVQFTRTFCPTKPAKSLHTQKNRQFFFEPEDNFWIVMVVRNPMIEKPNKDGKPPTVEYQEEEILDTVYGAVVRECYSMYKLFNGTFGRAMEAGGVELLIQKLEKFFYRYLQTLHLQSCDLLDVFGGISFFPLDKMTYLKIQSFVNRVEESLSLIKYTAFLYNDQLIWSGLEQDDMRILYKYLTTSLFPRHSEPELAGRDSPLRPEVAGNLLHYGRFLTGPTNLKDPEAKFRFPKIFVSTEDGYEELHLIVYKAMSAAACFMISASVELTRDFCEQLDGLVGPQLTLLASDICEQFTVNRRISGPEKEPQFKFIYFNHMNLAEKSTIHMRKTASVCLTSVHPDLMKILGDINCDFARVDEDEEIIVKAMTDYWVVGKKSDQRELYVILNQKNANLIEVNEEVKRLCATQFNNIFFLD from the exons GATTTTACCCGAACAGTTGAACTTGTGACACCGCGCTGTCAAAAGCAGGAAGTTAAGAATGTGAAGTATGATGCGGCATCTCCTCTCATTGATCTCATTTCCTcatgtattatttttatttacgcAGTCTCTAACCACGAGCACCTGGACGTGTTGGGTGTATGCTCTGTAAG CTCACCCCACAAAGACTTCACCAGCTTAACGACAGCAG GAACACGGCATGCTAACCAAACTGTCTTTGGAGCAAAGGAAAACCAGACCAAAGTGACACTAATGCTGATGATTAG TCCCAGAATGGCCTCAGGAATGCAAGAGAAACAGTACACACCATCTCTGCTCAATTTCTTCATTTACAACCCCACATTTGGACCACGGGAAGGAGAG gaagaGAAGAAGATCTTGTTTTACCACCCAAGTGATGTGGAGAAGAACGAGAAGATACGAAATGTGGGCCTTTGTGAGGCCATTGTACAGTTCACCAG GACGTTCTGTCCAACAAAACCAGCTAAATCCCTGCACACACAGAAGAACCGGCAGTTTTTCTTTGAGCCTGAGGACAATTTCTGGATAGTCATG GTGGTTCGAAACCCAATGATCGAGAAACCAAACAAAGATGGCAAACCTCCCACAGTAGAATATCAGGAAGAGGAAATACTT GACACTGTTTACGGTGCAGTAGTGAGGGAATGCTACAGTATGTACAAG CTCTTCAATGGTACATTTGGCAGAGCAATGGAAGCCGGCGGAGTGGAGCTGCTCATTCAAAAGCTTGAAAAGTTCTTCTACAGG TATCTGCAGACTCTCCACTTGCAGTCCTGCGACTTGCTGGATGTATTCGGAGGCATCAGCTTCTTCCCTCTGGACAAGATGACCTACCTGAAGATCCAGTCCTTCGTCAACAGAGTGGAGGAGAGCCTCAGTCTGATCAAATACACAGCCTTCCTGTATAACGACCAGCTTATCTG GAGCGGACTGGAACAAGATGACATGAGGATCCTGTACAAGTACCTGACCACCTCGCTGTTCCCCAGACATTCTGAACCAGAG TTGGCTGGCAGGGACTCTCCTCTGAGGCCGGAGGTCGCAGGGAATCTGTTGCACTATGGGAG GTTTTTGACAGGACCTACCAATCTTAAAGATCCGGAGGCCAAATTCCGATTTCCTAAAATATTTGTCAGCACAGAGGATGGCTACGAGGAGCTGCATCTGATTGTCTATAAG GCCATGAGCGCTGCAGCTTGTTTTATGATCAGCG CCTCCGTGGAGCTGACGAGGGACTTCTGTGAACAGTTGGACGGTTTGGTGGGCCCTCAGCTTACTTTGCTGGCATCTGACATATGTGAACAGTTCACAGTTAACCGCAGGATATCGGG GCCAGAGAAGGAGCCCCAGTTTAAGTTCATCTACTTCAACCACATGAACCTGGCGGAGAAGAGCACCATCCACATGAGGAAGACTGCCAGTGTTTGCCTCACCTCTGTCCACCCTGACCTCATGAAGATCCTGGGAGACATCAACTGTGACTTCGCCAG GGTTGATGAGGATGAAGAAATCATCGTAAAGGCTATGACAGACTACTGGGTAGTCGGCAAGAAGTCAGACCAGAGAGAACTATATGTGATCCTCAATCAGAAGAACGCCAACCTGATCGAAGTAAACG AGGAGGTTAAGAGGCTTTGTGCGACGCAGTTCAACAACATTTTCTTCTTGGACTGA
- the ccz1 gene encoding vacuolar fusion protein CCZ1 homolog isoform X2: protein MLCKSSGTRHANQTVFGAKENQTKVTLMLMISPRMASGMQEKQYTPSLLNFFIYNPTFGPREGEEEKKILFYHPSDVEKNEKIRNVGLCEAIVQFTRTFCPTKPAKSLHTQKNRQFFFEPEDNFWIVMVVRNPMIEKPNKDGKPPTVEYQEEEILDTVYGAVVRECYSMYKLFNGTFGRAMEAGGVELLIQKLEKFFYRYLQTLHLQSCDLLDVFGGISFFPLDKMTYLKIQSFVNRVEESLSLIKYTAFLYNDQLIWSGLEQDDMRILYKYLTTSLFPRHSEPELAGRDSPLRPEVAGNLLHYGRFLTGPTNLKDPEAKFRFPKIFVSTEDGYEELHLIVYKAMSAAACFMISASVELTRDFCEQLDGLVGPQLTLLASDICEQFTVNRRISGPEKEPQFKFIYFNHMNLAEKSTIHMRKTASVCLTSVHPDLMKILGDINCDFARVDEDEEIIVKAMTDYWVVGKKSDQRELYVILNQKNANLIEVNEEVKRLCATQFNNIFFLD, encoded by the exons ATGCTCTGTAAG TCTTCAGGAACACGGCATGCTAACCAAACTGTCTTTGGAGCAAAGGAAAACCAGACCAAAGTGACACTAATGCTGATGATTAG TCCCAGAATGGCCTCAGGAATGCAAGAGAAACAGTACACACCATCTCTGCTCAATTTCTTCATTTACAACCCCACATTTGGACCACGGGAAGGAGAG gaagaGAAGAAGATCTTGTTTTACCACCCAAGTGATGTGGAGAAGAACGAGAAGATACGAAATGTGGGCCTTTGTGAGGCCATTGTACAGTTCACCAG GACGTTCTGTCCAACAAAACCAGCTAAATCCCTGCACACACAGAAGAACCGGCAGTTTTTCTTTGAGCCTGAGGACAATTTCTGGATAGTCATG GTGGTTCGAAACCCAATGATCGAGAAACCAAACAAAGATGGCAAACCTCCCACAGTAGAATATCAGGAAGAGGAAATACTT GACACTGTTTACGGTGCAGTAGTGAGGGAATGCTACAGTATGTACAAG CTCTTCAATGGTACATTTGGCAGAGCAATGGAAGCCGGCGGAGTGGAGCTGCTCATTCAAAAGCTTGAAAAGTTCTTCTACAGG TATCTGCAGACTCTCCACTTGCAGTCCTGCGACTTGCTGGATGTATTCGGAGGCATCAGCTTCTTCCCTCTGGACAAGATGACCTACCTGAAGATCCAGTCCTTCGTCAACAGAGTGGAGGAGAGCCTCAGTCTGATCAAATACACAGCCTTCCTGTATAACGACCAGCTTATCTG GAGCGGACTGGAACAAGATGACATGAGGATCCTGTACAAGTACCTGACCACCTCGCTGTTCCCCAGACATTCTGAACCAGAG TTGGCTGGCAGGGACTCTCCTCTGAGGCCGGAGGTCGCAGGGAATCTGTTGCACTATGGGAG GTTTTTGACAGGACCTACCAATCTTAAAGATCCGGAGGCCAAATTCCGATTTCCTAAAATATTTGTCAGCACAGAGGATGGCTACGAGGAGCTGCATCTGATTGTCTATAAG GCCATGAGCGCTGCAGCTTGTTTTATGATCAGCG CCTCCGTGGAGCTGACGAGGGACTTCTGTGAACAGTTGGACGGTTTGGTGGGCCCTCAGCTTACTTTGCTGGCATCTGACATATGTGAACAGTTCACAGTTAACCGCAGGATATCGGG GCCAGAGAAGGAGCCCCAGTTTAAGTTCATCTACTTCAACCACATGAACCTGGCGGAGAAGAGCACCATCCACATGAGGAAGACTGCCAGTGTTTGCCTCACCTCTGTCCACCCTGACCTCATGAAGATCCTGGGAGACATCAACTGTGACTTCGCCAG GGTTGATGAGGATGAAGAAATCATCGTAAAGGCTATGACAGACTACTGGGTAGTCGGCAAGAAGTCAGACCAGAGAGAACTATATGTGATCCTCAATCAGAAGAACGCCAACCTGATCGAAGTAAACG AGGAGGTTAAGAGGCTTTGTGCGACGCAGTTCAACAACATTTTCTTCTTGGACTGA
- the ccz1 gene encoding vacuolar fusion protein CCZ1 homolog isoform X3: MLMISPRMASGMQEKQYTPSLLNFFIYNPTFGPREGEEEKKILFYHPSDVEKNEKIRNVGLCEAIVQFTRTFCPTKPAKSLHTQKNRQFFFEPEDNFWIVMVVRNPMIEKPNKDGKPPTVEYQEEEILDTVYGAVVRECYSMYKLFNGTFGRAMEAGGVELLIQKLEKFFYRYLQTLHLQSCDLLDVFGGISFFPLDKMTYLKIQSFVNRVEESLSLIKYTAFLYNDQLIWSGLEQDDMRILYKYLTTSLFPRHSEPELAGRDSPLRPEVAGNLLHYGRFLTGPTNLKDPEAKFRFPKIFVSTEDGYEELHLIVYKAMSAAACFMISASVELTRDFCEQLDGLVGPQLTLLASDICEQFTVNRRISGPEKEPQFKFIYFNHMNLAEKSTIHMRKTASVCLTSVHPDLMKILGDINCDFARVDEDEEIIVKAMTDYWVVGKKSDQRELYVILNQKNANLIEVNEEVKRLCATQFNNIFFLD; the protein is encoded by the exons ATGCTGATGATTAG TCCCAGAATGGCCTCAGGAATGCAAGAGAAACAGTACACACCATCTCTGCTCAATTTCTTCATTTACAACCCCACATTTGGACCACGGGAAGGAGAG gaagaGAAGAAGATCTTGTTTTACCACCCAAGTGATGTGGAGAAGAACGAGAAGATACGAAATGTGGGCCTTTGTGAGGCCATTGTACAGTTCACCAG GACGTTCTGTCCAACAAAACCAGCTAAATCCCTGCACACACAGAAGAACCGGCAGTTTTTCTTTGAGCCTGAGGACAATTTCTGGATAGTCATG GTGGTTCGAAACCCAATGATCGAGAAACCAAACAAAGATGGCAAACCTCCCACAGTAGAATATCAGGAAGAGGAAATACTT GACACTGTTTACGGTGCAGTAGTGAGGGAATGCTACAGTATGTACAAG CTCTTCAATGGTACATTTGGCAGAGCAATGGAAGCCGGCGGAGTGGAGCTGCTCATTCAAAAGCTTGAAAAGTTCTTCTACAGG TATCTGCAGACTCTCCACTTGCAGTCCTGCGACTTGCTGGATGTATTCGGAGGCATCAGCTTCTTCCCTCTGGACAAGATGACCTACCTGAAGATCCAGTCCTTCGTCAACAGAGTGGAGGAGAGCCTCAGTCTGATCAAATACACAGCCTTCCTGTATAACGACCAGCTTATCTG GAGCGGACTGGAACAAGATGACATGAGGATCCTGTACAAGTACCTGACCACCTCGCTGTTCCCCAGACATTCTGAACCAGAG TTGGCTGGCAGGGACTCTCCTCTGAGGCCGGAGGTCGCAGGGAATCTGTTGCACTATGGGAG GTTTTTGACAGGACCTACCAATCTTAAAGATCCGGAGGCCAAATTCCGATTTCCTAAAATATTTGTCAGCACAGAGGATGGCTACGAGGAGCTGCATCTGATTGTCTATAAG GCCATGAGCGCTGCAGCTTGTTTTATGATCAGCG CCTCCGTGGAGCTGACGAGGGACTTCTGTGAACAGTTGGACGGTTTGGTGGGCCCTCAGCTTACTTTGCTGGCATCTGACATATGTGAACAGTTCACAGTTAACCGCAGGATATCGGG GCCAGAGAAGGAGCCCCAGTTTAAGTTCATCTACTTCAACCACATGAACCTGGCGGAGAAGAGCACCATCCACATGAGGAAGACTGCCAGTGTTTGCCTCACCTCTGTCCACCCTGACCTCATGAAGATCCTGGGAGACATCAACTGTGACTTCGCCAG GGTTGATGAGGATGAAGAAATCATCGTAAAGGCTATGACAGACTACTGGGTAGTCGGCAAGAAGTCAGACCAGAGAGAACTATATGTGATCCTCAATCAGAAGAACGCCAACCTGATCGAAGTAAACG AGGAGGTTAAGAGGCTTTGTGCGACGCAGTTCAACAACATTTTCTTCTTGGACTGA